GGCATGTACGCCCATCTGATGCCGGAAGCGCCGGAGCGTTTGCGGAGCGTGATGGACAGCATCTTCGAGGAACTCGACGGACCGTTCCTCGGGACGGCGGCTCAGCCCAGCCGCTCCACCGCCCGCACCACGTGCCCCGCGCCGTCCTCGGCGGTGACCAGCGCGGCGAGTTGCCGGGCGCGCTGCCGGTAGCGGGGCTCGTGCACGGCGGCGCGGACGGCGTCGGCGAGCCGCTCCGCCGACAGGTGGCGGAAGGGGAGCCGCGCGGGGCTGACGCCCAGGGCGGTCAGCCGGGACGCCCAGAAGGACTGGTCCAGCATCATGGGGACCGGTACCGCCGGCACCCCGGCGCGCAGCCCGGCCGCGGTGGTGCCGGCCCCCGCGTGGTGCACCACGGCCGCCGTCCGCGGGAACAGCCAGGAGTGCGGGACCTCGCCCACGGTCAGCACGTCGTCGCCCGCCACCGACAGCCCCGCCCACCCCGTCTGTACCACCCCTCGCACCCGGGCCAGCCGCAGCGCCCGGCCCACCAGGTCCCCGAGGCGTTCCGGGTCGGTGGCCGCCATGCTGCCGAAGCCCACGAACACCGGTGGTGGGCCGGCCCGCAGAAAGTCCGTCAGCCGGCCCGGCGGCGTCCACCCGGCGGGCTCCGCCGGCCACCAGTAGCCGGTCACCGCCAGCCCGGGCCGCCAGTCCGGCGGCCGGGGCACCACCGTCGGACTGAACCCGTGCAGCACCGGCCAGTCCGCGCGCCGCCGCCCGAGCGCGGCCCCGGTCACACCCAGCCGGCGCCGGAGGTGGCGCACCCCCGGGGCGAAGGCCACCGCCAGCAGCGCCTGCGCGCCCCGTGCCGCGGCCCGGTTGCCGTACGGCCCCCAGGACCGTGCGCCGACGAGGACCGGCGGGAACTCCCGGGTGGGCGCGAGGGGTTGCAGGAAGACGCCGAGGGCGGGCAGCCGCAGGCCCTCGGCGGCCACCAGCCCCAGGGGGGCCAGGCTGCCGGACAGCAGCAGGACGTCGGCGTCCGCCGCGCAGACGTCCGCCAGCGCGTCGGCCGCCCGGGGCGCCCACTCCCGGGCCAGCCGCAGCTGTCCGGCCGGGGAGAGGCCGGCGCCGGTGCGGCCCTCGGCGGCGAGGCGGTCCAGCGGCAGGGGACGGAAGGTGAGCCCGCCGTCCCGGACCAGTCCGGCCGAGCGGGCGTCCGCGGCCACCACGACCGTGTGCCCGGCGGCGTGCAGCCGGGCGCCGAGGCCGGTGTAGGGAGCCACGTCCCCGCGCGAACCCGCGGTGGCGACGATGATGCGCATGGCCGGGATGCCCCGCCTTCCTGGGTGAGGTGGTGAACGGGTGCCGCGGTCCGCGGGGGTGCGGCCGCCGGGTCAGTTCCGCCGGGCGATCACCCGGTAGGCGTTGGACAGCCGGGTGCGCCGGGCGAGCGGGGCCAGCAGCAGGTCGAGCCCGAACAGCGCCAGGAGCACCGGCGTGGCGGCCGCCAGGGCCAGCGCGCGGACCGCGCGCCGCACCGGGCCCGGGGAGGCCGGCAGCCACGGCAGGTCCGGGGGCGGCAGCACGGCCTTGAGCAGGTTCAGCGCCGCGGACGTCAGATCGGTGGGGACGTGCGGCTCGCGCCGGCCGGCGGACACGACGGTGAAGCCCTGCTCGGTCAGCGCGGTACGGAGGTTGTCCAGCGGGACGAGGTGGAGGTGCTGGGGCTGGAGCCACGGGCCCCACCACCGGCCGAGCAGCCGGGCCGCGGCGGACTGCGGGTCGGGCACCTCGATCAGCAGGTGGCCGCCGGGACGCAGGACCCGGTGCGCGGCGGCCAGTTCCCGCCGGGGCGCCGCGGTGTGTTCCAGGTAGTGGTGCATGCTCACCACGTCGTAGCGGACGGTCAGCCGGGCGGCGAGGTCCGGAAAGGGGCAACGGTAGGCCCGCTCGATGCGGCCGCTGCGCGCACCGCTCTCGACGCCCTCGCCCAGGTCGAGCCCGTGGAACGCGGTCCCCGGGTGGATCTTGCGGGCCTCGGCGCAGAAGTGGCCGTGGCCGGTGCCCACGTCCAGCCAGCGGGTCGGGCGGCCGAACGGCAGCAGCGCCCGGGCGCGCGACCGGTAGAGCCGGACGGCGAGCGGCGAGCCGGCCGTCCGCGTCATCGTCGACCGGCCCAGGCCGTCGTAGCAGTCGCGGTAGTAGAACTCCAGGCCGTCGTCGCCGAGCCGGGGGTTCTGGAACACGTGCCCGCAGTCGTGGCACGCGTCGAGCACGAAGTGCCCGGGCTTGCCCTGGAGGTGGTCGGTGGTGCGCAGCCGGCGCCGGAGGCGGGCGGAGCCGCACCAGGGGCAGGTGGTGCGCCGCGCCTCGAAGAACCGCCCGGTGCCGTCCCTCAGTTCGTCCTGGTAGCGCGGCCGCAGGGCGGCGACCCGGGCACGCCGGCCACCCCGGCCCGTCCGCCCGCTCATGACGAACTCCGCCCGGCGGTGGCTCTCCTGGGCACGCGATGTCGTCCGCCGGGGGCCGGGCGGGACGCCGAGAAGCGGCGCACACACGGCCGCTCGACGCCCGTGTACAGCAGCCAGGAGGCCGCCAGCGCGCAGGGCAGCCCGACGAGTACGGCCGCCGGCCGGCTCCAGCCGAGGGCGGTCAGGCACACGCACACCACGCCCAGCACCAGGAAGTGCACCAGGTACAGGGCGTAGGAGAGCTCCCCGAGGAGGACCAGCGGCGGGGTCCGCAGCAGCGAGGGCCGGCCGCGCAGGTCCAGCTCGGCGACCGCATGGACCAGCAGGACGAGCGGCAGCGCGGTGGCGGCCGCGTACATGTAGACGTACGGCAGGAAGGCCGAGTTGACCAGCACGGTGCTGATCACGCCCAGTGCCGCGGGCAGGACGGCGAGGCGCGGCAGCCGCAGCCCGGTCGCCCGGATCCGGGCCGCCATCATGCCGAGGACGAATTCCGGCAGGCGGGCCGGCGGCAGCAGGTACACGAACCAGTAGCCGGTGAAGAACGAACCGTCGCGGGCGACGACCGTCTGGCACAGCAGCGGCCACGCCCAGACCAGCGCGAGGGCGCCGGCCGCGCCGGCCAGCAGCCCGCGGCGGGACAGCCGCGCGACCCAGGGCCGGAGCACCGGGAAGAGCAGGTAGAAGAACATCTCCGCGGCCAGCGACCAGGAGACGGGGTTTCCCGCGGAGACGAAACCGCGGTCGGGCACCCAGGTGTTCACCAGGAGCAGGGCGGCGAGATGGTCCACCACGCCGGGGGCGTGCGCGGCCGCGGTGCCGGCGCAGGCGAGCGCGACCATGACCACGCACCAGGTGAGGGCGTGGTTGGGCAGGATCTTGGCGGCCCGCCGACGCCAGAAGGCCCGTGCGGTGTCGTCCGGCCGCGCCGAGTGCATCAGCACGTATCCGCTGAGGACGAAGAAGAGCGAGACCGCGCTCGCGCCCACCCACACCTGCGGGCCGAGCCGCGTGGCGAGCCGTGGATCGGTCAGCAGCGCGCAGTGGGTGAAGACGACCCCGCCCGCGGCGGCGAACCGCAGACCGGTCAGCGAAGGCAGTCTGGCGGGGCGGGGCCCGGGGCCGGACGACGACCGGGGGAGTTGACGCATGCATGGCCTCCTGCGAAAGCGGAGCCCAGGCCGATGACCGCCACTCACCTGCGGAATGACGTGCGAGGGGGCCGCCCTGGACCGGTGTGCACGACTGATCGGTCTCCGTGCAACGGAATGGGCGGCCCCTCGCGCGGATGGCTCGATTGACCCACCGCGGCACACCCCCGGCATAGGGGAGGCGGACCTATTTCACCCGTACGGCCCAGCCGGCCCGAGGAGGGCCTCGGCCGGCGCGTCACGAGGTGTCAGGAGGCGTGCGGATAGCGCAGGTACGTGGCCCGCACGGCGCGGAACGCGGTCAGGGCCGGCTGCCAGGCGGCGACGATCTCCTCGGTGCCCGCGCCCGCGTCGATCATCGTGCGGACCGTGGCGGAGCCGGTGAGCCGGTCGATGCCGTTGTCCGGCCGCCAGGCGAAACCGCTCCAGACCCGCTTCGCGGTCACCAGCAGCGCGATGCCGGTGCGCACCGGGTCGAACGCCTCCCGGTCGTGGACGTGGAGCTGGACGCCGCCGATGGTCCTCCCCTGGAACTTGGAGAAGGTGGGGGCGAAGTACGCCTCCCTGAAGTGCACGCCGGGCAGGGCGAGTTCGTTGGCGGCGGCGGCCCAGCGGTGGTCGACGCCGTCGGCGCCCAGCAGCTCGAAGGGGCGGGTGGTGCCGCGCCCCTCGGACAGGTTGGTGCCCTCGAAGAGGCAGGTGCCCGGGTAGACCAGGGCGGTGTCCGGGGTGGGCATGTTGGGGCTCGGGGGCACCCAGGGCAGCCCGGTCGCGTCGTGGAAGTCGCCGCGCCGCCAGCCGGACATCAGGACGGTCTCCAGCTCGACCGGGCGTCCCGCCGCCTTCGGCACGAACTCGCCGTTGAACAGCAGCGCCAGCTCGGCCACCGTCATGCCGTGCGCCTGCGCGATCGGCTCCCGGCCGACGAAGGAGGCGTACGCCTTGTCCAGCACGGGGCCGGTCGCGGCGCGGCCGGTGATCGGGTTGGGGCGGTCGAGGACCACGAAGCGCTTGCCCGCGAGGACGGCCGCCACCATGCAGTCGTAGAGCGTCCAGATGTAGGTGTAGAAGCGCGCGCCGACGTCCTGGATGTCGAAGACGACGGTGTCCACGCCGGAGGCGGTGAAGATGTCGGCGAGGGCCCGGCCGCTCTTGTTGTACGTGTCGTAGACCGGCAGCCCGGTGGCCGGGTCGTCGTAGCGGCCCTCGGAGCCGCCGGCCTGCGCGGTGCCGCGGAAGCCGTGCTCGGGGCCGAAGACGGCGGTCAGGCGCACCCGGTCGTCGGCGTGCAGGACGTCGACGATGTGCGCGACGTCCTGGGTGACGCCGGTGGGGTTGGTGACGACGCCGACCCGGCGGCCGGCCAGCAGGCGGTAGCCGTCGGCGGCCAGCCGATCGAAACCG
The sequence above is a segment of the Streptomyces lydicus genome. Coding sequences within it:
- a CDS encoding exo-beta-N-acetylmuramidase NamZ family protein — protein: MALSRRLLLGHLAATGAAGATLTAAAAPARAAGPAPGHRRRRVHTGFDRLAADGYRLLAGRRVGVVTNPTGVTQDVAHIVDVLHADDRVRLTAVFGPEHGFRGTAQAGGSEGRYDDPATGLPVYDTYNKSGRALADIFTASGVDTVVFDIQDVGARFYTYIWTLYDCMVAAVLAGKRFVVLDRPNPITGRAATGPVLDKAYASFVGREPIAQAHGMTVAELALLFNGEFVPKAAGRPVELETVLMSGWRRGDFHDATGLPWVPPSPNMPTPDTALVYPGTCLFEGTNLSEGRGTTRPFELLGADGVDHRWAAAANELALPGVHFREAYFAPTFSKFQGRTIGGVQLHVHDREAFDPVRTGIALLVTAKRVWSGFAWRPDNGIDRLTGSATVRTMIDAGAGTEEIVAAWQPALTAFRAVRATYLRYPHAS
- a CDS encoding class I SAM-dependent methyltransferase, which codes for MSGRTGRGGRRARVAALRPRYQDELRDGTGRFFEARRTTCPWCGSARLRRRLRTTDHLQGKPGHFVLDACHDCGHVFQNPRLGDDGLEFYYRDCYDGLGRSTMTRTAGSPLAVRLYRSRARALLPFGRPTRWLDVGTGHGHFCAEARKIHPGTAFHGLDLGEGVESGARSGRIERAYRCPFPDLAARLTVRYDVVSMHHYLEHTAAPRRELAAAHRVLRPGGHLLIEVPDPQSAAARLLGRWWGPWLQPQHLHLVPLDNLRTALTEQGFTVVSAGRREPHVPTDLTSAALNLLKAVLPPPDLPWLPASPGPVRRAVRALALAAATPVLLALFGLDLLLAPLARRTRLSNAYRVIARRN
- a CDS encoding glycosyltransferase produces the protein MRIIVATAGSRGDVAPYTGLGARLHAAGHTVVVAADARSAGLVRDGGLTFRPLPLDRLAAEGRTGAGLSPAGQLRLAREWAPRAADALADVCAADADVLLLSGSLAPLGLVAAEGLRLPALGVFLQPLAPTREFPPVLVGARSWGPYGNRAAARGAQALLAVAFAPGVRHLRRRLGVTGAALGRRRADWPVLHGFSPTVVPRPPDWRPGLAVTGYWWPAEPAGWTPPGRLTDFLRAGPPPVFVGFGSMAATDPERLGDLVGRALRLARVRGVVQTGWAGLSVAGDDVLTVGEVPHSWLFPRTAAVVHHAGAGTTAAGLRAGVPAVPVPMMLDQSFWASRLTALGVSPARLPFRHLSAERLADAVRAAVHEPRYRQRARQLAALVTAEDGAGHVVRAVERLG
- a CDS encoding acyltransferase family protein, encoding MRQLPRSSSGPGPRPARLPSLTGLRFAAAGGVVFTHCALLTDPRLATRLGPQVWVGASAVSLFFVLSGYVLMHSARPDDTARAFWRRRAAKILPNHALTWCVVMVALACAGTAAAHAPGVVDHLAALLLVNTWVPDRGFVSAGNPVSWSLAAEMFFYLLFPVLRPWVARLSRRGLLAGAAGALALVWAWPLLCQTVVARDGSFFTGYWFVYLLPPARLPEFVLGMMAARIRATGLRLPRLAVLPAALGVISTVLVNSAFLPYVYMYAAATALPLVLLVHAVAELDLRGRPSLLRTPPLVLLGELSYALYLVHFLVLGVVCVCLTALGWSRPAAVLVGLPCALAASWLLYTGVERPCVRRFSASRPAPGGRHRVPRRATAGRSSS